Proteins from one Algicella marina genomic window:
- a CDS encoding antirestriction protein ArdA — translation MHEQPIPYEEDKKMKTSQGDIQIYVACLASYNNGILHGAWINAEQAAYAIYDEVQAMLAASPMEDAEEWAIHDYEGFEGVRLSEWSGFAEVAKLAAFIAEHGKIGAELITYLGSLEDARKAIEDSYAGAYRSLAEFAEEMTEQSTDIPENLRFYIDYDRMARDIEINDVFTVETGFEQVHVFWSH, via the coding sequence TTGCATGAGCAACCCATACCCTATGAAGAGGACAAGAAAATGAAGACATCACAAGGAGATATCCAAATCTACGTGGCCTGCTTGGCCAGCTACAATAACGGCATCCTGCACGGCGCGTGGATCAACGCAGAGCAAGCAGCCTACGCCATCTATGATGAGGTGCAAGCCATGTTGGCCGCCTCACCAATGGAAGATGCGGAAGAATGGGCAATCCATGACTATGAGGGCTTTGAAGGCGTGCGCCTTTCCGAATGGTCAGGCTTTGCCGAGGTGGCGAAGCTTGCCGCCTTCATCGCAGAGCATGGCAAGATCGGCGCGGAGCTGATCACCTATCTCGGATCACTGGAAGATGCGCGCAAAGCCATCGAGGACAGCTACGCGGGAGCCTATCGCTCACTGGCGGAGTTTGCCGAAGAAATGACCGAGCAAAGCACAGATATCCCTGAGAACCTTCGTTTCTACATCGACTATGATCGCATGGCGCGGGACATCGAAATCAATGACGTGTTCACCGTGGAAACAGGTTTTGAACAAGTCCATGTCTTCTGGAGCCACTGA
- a CDS encoding relaxase/mobilization nuclease domain-containing protein has translation MIFVGNQRGGGKDLANHLMKEENEHVTVHEVRGFVASDLHGAFQESYAISRATHCKQHLYSLSLNPPKDERVSVSEFEDAIARAEDRLGLTGQPRAIVFHKKIGADGELRRHAHAVWCRIDTNEMKAIHMAHDHRKLNDVSRELYLKHDWTMPKGLMKSEWKDPSTYSLAEWQQAKRAERDPKETKIMFQDAWAISDSRSAFQAALKERGLILARGDRRGYVALDHQGEVYAIAKWTGQKTKAVKARLGDPDTLPSVKEAHQQAAKIVTDRLSALSREQRRKAARDQERLDTLKARQEVEQRQERAKQEMLHTLRQQREAKERDARVRKGFMGLIDRITGKRRKIEAQNREATLKAKARDQKEKQRLSAQQAMMRHRVETKEKAFRERREAVMRELGQDQSDLRKSADTRHSEQEFKARRTRPNSPRPQRGRSRDGPEYSP, from the coding sequence ATGATCTTCGTCGGCAATCAGCGCGGGGGCGGCAAAGACCTCGCCAATCATCTGATGAAGGAAGAGAATGAACACGTCACCGTCCATGAGGTGCGTGGCTTTGTGGCGAGTGACCTGCATGGTGCGTTTCAGGAAAGCTATGCGATCAGCCGTGCCACGCACTGCAAACAGCACCTTTATTCCCTGAGCCTCAACCCGCCCAAAGATGAGCGGGTTTCTGTTTCGGAATTTGAAGATGCGATAGCGCGCGCGGAAGATCGTCTCGGCCTGACAGGTCAGCCCCGCGCGATTGTCTTCCATAAAAAAATCGGAGCCGATGGCGAGTTACGCCGTCACGCCCATGCGGTGTGGTGTAGGATCGATACCAATGAAATGAAAGCCATCCACATGGCACATGATCATCGCAAGCTGAATGATGTCTCCAGAGAGCTTTATCTCAAACATGATTGGACGATGCCCAAAGGTTTGATGAAATCAGAATGGAAAGACCCTTCAACCTACAGCCTTGCAGAATGGCAACAAGCCAAACGGGCTGAGCGTGATCCCAAAGAGACCAAGATCATGTTTCAGGATGCCTGGGCGATTTCGGACTCACGATCAGCGTTTCAGGCGGCATTGAAAGAACGTGGCCTTATCCTCGCCCGTGGTGATCGGCGGGGATATGTGGCGCTGGATCATCAAGGCGAAGTCTATGCCATTGCCAAATGGACGGGACAGAAGACTAAAGCCGTGAAAGCCCGTCTCGGTGATCCTGATACTCTACCATCAGTCAAAGAAGCACATCAACAAGCGGCAAAGATCGTTACGGATCGCCTGAGCGCCCTAAGCCGAGAACAACGGCGCAAAGCCGCGCGTGATCAAGAACGATTGGATACGCTCAAGGCACGGCAGGAAGTAGAACAAAGACAGGAACGTGCAAAACAGGAGATGCTACACACGTTGCGGCAGCAGCGTGAAGCCAAAGAACGCGATGCGCGGGTGCGTAAGGGCTTTATGGGTCTGATAGATCGCATCACAGGCAAGCGCCGCAAGATCGAAGCGCAGAACCGCGAGGCTACGCTGAAAGCCAAGGCTCGTGACCAGAAGGAAAAGCAACGTCTGTCAGCGCAGCAAGCGATGATGCGCCATCGTGTCGAGACAAAGGAGAAAGCATTCAGAGAACGCCGTGAAGCTGTGATGCGAGAGCTCGGCCAAGACCAGTCTGACTTACGCAAAAGCGCTGATACGAGGCATTCAGAACAAGAATTCAAAGCGCGGCGAACGCGACCGAATTCGCCAAGACCGCAGCGCGGGCGGTCGAGAGATGGGCCTGAGTACAGTCCATAG
- a CDS encoding plasmid mobilization protein encodes MSSFHLEDTNNYIAETFNEQVCAKPPKKKRKRVAPVSVRLSEEERAILEEQAGGLSLSAHIRERMFGEETKPRKSRGRSPVKDHAKLAHVLRLLGETNLARDLSDLQWSVEEGQVCLSAKSEELLRLACVSVIQMRKDVLRALGLRA; translated from the coding sequence ATGAGCAGCTTTCACCTTGAAGACACAAATAACTACATCGCCGAGACCTTTAACGAACAGGTCTGCGCCAAGCCGCCAAAGAAGAAACGCAAGCGAGTTGCCCCTGTCTCTGTCCGTCTGAGCGAAGAAGAACGCGCTATCCTTGAAGAGCAAGCGGGTGGCCTGTCCCTCAGCGCGCATATCCGCGAGCGCATGTTCGGTGAAGAAACCAAACCGCGCAAAAGCCGTGGACGTTCTCCCGTGAAAGACCATGCAAAGCTTGCGCACGTGCTGCGTTTGCTTGGTGAAACCAATCTCGCGCGTGATCTCAGTGATCTGCAATGGTCGGTCGAAGAAGGCCAAGTCTGCCTTTCTGCCAAGAGCGAAGAGTTACTTCGTCTGGCCTGTGTGTCTGTCATTCAGATGCGAAAAGACGTACTGCGCGCCTTGGGGCTGCGGGCATGA
- a CDS encoding MBL fold metallo-hydrolase yields the protein MTIPYSQSASRGLSSPDVVGFYDEATGSCQYICIDPATRKCAVIDVVLDFNPARARTSTEAADWALDWIEREGLTLEIILDTHPHADHLTAAAYLKQKTGAPNAIGEKVREIADLWRDFYNTPDAFDPQAGFDRLFADGDTFRLGTLDVRVMLSPGHTLGSITYVVGDAIFAHDTFMQPDSGTARADFPGGSAAMLYDSLMAILALPDDYRIFVGHDYGTEGRDEPAWESTVAEQRASNKHLGGGATKEEFVKVREDRDATLNLPDRMLHALQFNLRGGRLPEPEADGNSYFKIPANRF from the coding sequence ATGACAATTCCATATTCCCAAAGCGCGTCCCGCGGGCTCTCAAGCCCTGATGTCGTCGGTTTCTATGATGAAGCCACAGGAAGCTGCCAGTATATCTGCATCGACCCGGCAACCCGAAAATGCGCCGTTATCGACGTGGTTCTCGACTTCAATCCGGCCCGCGCCCGCACCTCGACCGAGGCCGCCGACTGGGCGCTTGACTGGATTGAGCGGGAGGGTCTGACGCTCGAAATAATCCTCGATACCCACCCGCATGCCGACCACCTGACGGCCGCCGCATATCTCAAGCAAAAAACCGGCGCACCGAACGCCATCGGCGAGAAGGTTCGCGAGATCGCAGACCTCTGGCGCGATTTCTACAACACTCCCGACGCCTTCGATCCGCAGGCTGGCTTTGACCGCCTCTTTGCCGACGGCGACACTTTCCGGCTCGGCACTCTCGACGTGCGGGTCATGCTTTCGCCCGGCCACACTCTCGGCTCAATCACCTATGTGGTGGGCGACGCGATCTTCGCCCATGACACTTTCATGCAGCCCGATAGCGGGACGGCGCGGGCAGACTTCCCGGGCGGATCGGCGGCCATGCTCTATGACTCGTTGATGGCGATCTTGGCGCTGCCCGACGACTACCGTATCTTCGTGGGTCACGACTACGGCACGGAAGGTCGCGACGAACCGGCCTGGGAAAGCACTGTCGCAGAACAGAGAGCCTCCAACAAACATCTGGGTGGAGGCGCTACTAAAGAGGAGTTCGTCAAGGTGCGCGAAGATCGGGACGCAACTCTCAACCTGCCCGACCGGATGTTGCACGCACTGCAGTTCAATCTGCGCGGCGGCCGCCTGCCGGAACCCGAAGCTGACGGGAACAGCTACTTCAAGATACCGGCGAACAGATTCTGA
- the betC gene encoding choline-sulfatase, which yields MSQPNILILMVDQLNGTLFPDGPAEWLHAPNLKKLAARSVRFENCYTASPLCAPGRASFMSGQLPSVTGVYDNAAEFPSDLPTYAHHLRRAGYQTCLSGKMHFVGPDQMHGFEERLTTDIYPADFGWTPDYRKPGERIDWWYHNMGSVTGAGIAETSNQMEYDDEVAFNATQKIYDLARGRDTRPWCLTVSFTHPHDPYVARRKYWDLYEDCEHLQPEVPAMVYEEHDAHSRRIFDANDWRNFEITDEDIRRSRRAYFANISYLDDKIGEILDTLERTRQEAIILFVSDHGDMLGERGLWFKMTFFEGSARVPMMLCAPGLEPRHEETPVSNIDVCPTLCELAGVSMEEVLPWTAGESLVSLAAGGERTSPVAMEYAAEASNAPLVSLRQGRYKYNRCALDPDQLFDLEDDPHELRNLAKEEAYAETLAMFSRMVADRWDLDRFDAEVRRSQARRWIVYEALRNGSYFPWDYQPLKVASERFMRNHMDLNVVEENQRFPRGE from the coding sequence ATGAGCCAGCCAAACATCCTCATTCTTATGGTTGATCAGTTGAACGGCACGCTGTTCCCGGACGGACCGGCGGAGTGGCTGCATGCCCCGAACCTCAAAAAGCTGGCCGCCCGTTCTGTCCGTTTCGAGAACTGCTACACGGCGTCACCGCTGTGCGCGCCGGGGCGGGCAAGCTTCATGTCGGGTCAGTTGCCCTCGGTCACTGGTGTATACGACAACGCGGCCGAATTTCCTTCCGACTTGCCAACCTATGCGCACCATCTTCGCCGAGCAGGCTATCAGACCTGCCTTTCAGGCAAGATGCATTTTGTCGGACCTGACCAGATGCACGGTTTCGAGGAGCGACTGACGACGGATATCTATCCGGCGGACTTCGGATGGACACCGGATTATCGCAAGCCGGGGGAGCGGATCGACTGGTGGTACCACAACATGGGGTCGGTTACCGGCGCCGGGATTGCCGAGACCAGCAACCAGATGGAATACGACGACGAGGTCGCCTTCAACGCCACACAAAAGATCTACGATCTTGCGCGCGGCCGTGACACGCGGCCTTGGTGCCTGACCGTCAGCTTCACTCACCCGCACGATCCGTATGTTGCCCGGCGCAAGTATTGGGATCTGTATGAGGATTGTGAGCATCTTCAGCCGGAGGTGCCTGCGATGGTCTACGAGGAACATGACGCACACTCCCGGCGCATCTTCGATGCTAATGATTGGCGAAATTTCGAGATTACCGACGAGGATATACGCCGTTCCCGCCGGGCGTATTTCGCCAATATTTCCTATCTCGATGACAAGATCGGCGAGATTCTGGATACATTGGAACGAACACGGCAGGAGGCGATCATCCTCTTCGTTTCCGATCATGGTGACATGTTGGGCGAACGTGGCCTGTGGTTCAAGATGACCTTCTTCGAGGGATCTGCGCGGGTGCCGATGATGCTGTGCGCTCCGGGGCTGGAACCCCGTCATGAAGAAACACCTGTTTCCAATATCGACGTCTGCCCGACACTGTGTGAACTTGCCGGCGTGTCGATGGAAGAGGTCCTGCCATGGACGGCAGGTGAGAGCCTCGTGAGCCTGGCCGCTGGTGGTGAGCGAACCAGCCCGGTGGCGATGGAATATGCGGCGGAAGCCTCCAATGCACCGCTCGTCTCGCTGAGGCAGGGCCGTTACAAATACAATCGATGTGCTCTGGACCCGGACCAACTTTTCGACCTCGAGGACGATCCACATGAGTTGCGTAATCTCGCCAAGGAGGAGGCTTACGCGGAGACATTGGCAATGTTTAGCAGGATGGTGGCCGATCGATGGGATCTGGACCGTTTCGACGCCGAGGTCCGCCGCAGCCAGGCGCGCCGCTGGATTGTCTACGAAGCCCTGCGCAACGGCTCTTACTTCCCGTGGGATTACCAGCCTCTGAAAGTCGCAAGCGAACGATTCATGCGCAACCACATGGACCTGAACGTGGTGGAGGAAAACCAGCGCTTCCCGCGTGGCGAGTGA
- the betI gene encoding choline-binding transcriptional repressor BetI: protein MSVEPQRRSQLVKAAIIEIGSTGSLDVTVSKIAKRAGVSPALAFHYFGDKEQLFLAAMRHVLTVYGTEIRTALRSEKTPEDRLRVIIDTSFSPTNFRKAVIASWLNFYVLAQRSDEAQRLLSIYHRRLQSNLVHELRPLVGERAPGVAQRIGGLIDGLYLRSAINPQDITGSSASAHVQMALDRELGRQT from the coding sequence ATGTCGGTCGAACCGCAGCGGCGCTCGCAGCTTGTAAAGGCAGCAATCATCGAGATCGGATCAACCGGTTCTCTCGATGTCACCGTCAGCAAGATCGCCAAGCGGGCAGGTGTCTCACCTGCGCTTGCGTTCCACTACTTCGGAGACAAGGAGCAGCTGTTCCTCGCCGCGATGCGCCATGTTCTGACTGTCTACGGCACGGAAATAAGGACGGCGTTGCGCTCGGAGAAAACGCCGGAAGATCGGCTGCGGGTGATCATCGACACGAGCTTTTCACCAACGAATTTTCGCAAGGCAGTGATCGCATCCTGGCTAAATTTCTACGTGTTAGCGCAGCGATCCGACGAGGCGCAGCGGCTGTTGTCGATCTATCACCGCCGGCTGCAATCCAACCTTGTGCATGAACTTCGACCCCTCGTGGGAGAACGGGCACCGGGAGTGGCGCAGCGAATCGGCGGCCTGATCGATGGGCTTTATCTGCGCAGTGCCATCAACCCACAGGACATTACCGGTAGCAGTGCCTCCGCCCATGTACAAATGGCACTCGATCGCGAGTTGGGGAGACAAACATGA
- the choX gene encoding choline ABC transporter substrate-binding protein translates to MKFNALKTTVSALALMVVGTTTALAACDSVAMSDVGWTDITTTTATAKHVLEGLGYEVDVKVLSVPVTFASLESDDIDVFLGNWMPAQTSAITPYLESGEIEQINVNLEGTKYTLAVPTYTYEAGLQSYADIAKFAEELDRKIYGIEPGNEGNAYLVSLAEENKHGLEDFEVVESSEQGMLAQVARFYDDEEHVVFLGWEPHPMNANFSLKYLPGGEDFFGGEGVVHTVTRQGFSEECPNVGQLLANMDFTLEMENSIMGQILDDGADPDEATMEWLKANAGVLDTWLEGVTTKDGGDAKAAVTAHIGL, encoded by the coding sequence ATGAAGTTCAATGCACTCAAAACCACCGTGTCGGCACTGGCGTTGATGGTCGTCGGCACGACCACCGCCCTTGCCGCGTGTGACAGTGTGGCAATGTCGGATGTCGGCTGGACGGACATCACCACCACAACGGCCACCGCCAAGCATGTTCTCGAGGGCCTTGGCTATGAAGTGGACGTGAAAGTCCTTTCCGTGCCCGTCACATTTGCCTCACTGGAAAGTGACGACATCGACGTTTTCCTCGGCAACTGGATGCCGGCCCAGACGAGCGCCATCACTCCCTATCTCGAAAGCGGCGAGATCGAACAGATAAACGTAAACCTCGAAGGTACCAAATACACCCTCGCAGTTCCCACCTACACTTATGAGGCCGGGCTCCAGAGCTACGCGGATATCGCCAAGTTCGCCGAGGAACTCGACCGCAAGATCTATGGAATTGAGCCGGGCAATGAGGGCAATGCCTACCTCGTCAGCCTCGCAGAGGAAAACAAGCACGGCCTTGAAGACTTCGAGGTTGTCGAAAGTTCAGAGCAGGGAATGCTCGCACAGGTGGCCCGCTTTTACGATGATGAGGAGCACGTGGTCTTTCTCGGCTGGGAACCCCATCCGATGAACGCCAATTTCTCGCTGAAATATCTGCCGGGCGGTGAGGATTTCTTCGGCGGCGAAGGTGTGGTCCATACTGTGACGCGTCAGGGCTTCTCCGAGGAATGCCCCAATGTGGGCCAGTTGCTGGCCAACATGGATTTCACGCTTGAGATGGAGAACTCCATCATGGGCCAGATCCTCGATGACGGCGCTGATCCGGACGAAGCCACGATGGAATGGCTGAAGGCCAATGCCGGCGTCCTCGACACGTGGCTTGAAGGTGTGACGACGAAGGACGGTGGCGACGCCAAGGCCGCCGTGACTGCCCACATCGGCCTCTGA
- the choW gene encoding choline ABC transporter permease subunit: MDWLTDNKIPVGKAAKSVFDWVRDNGEFLLDGLSTVMEAMIDAILWVLQTPNPLIVVAAFIGITWYLQRSWKTCIFVFFGFLFILNQGYWEEMTESLTLVLSACVVCMAIGVPIGIAAAHRPNLYVYLRPVLDLMQTLPTFVYLIPAIVFFGIGMVPGLIATVIFVLPAPIRLTYLGIHSTPKPLLEAARAFGASPRQTLFKVELPYAFPQIMAGLNQTIMLSLSMVVVAALVGADGLGVPVVRALNQVNTALGFESGFVIVVVAIILDRMLNVGARK, translated from the coding sequence TTGGATTGGCTTACAGACAACAAGATTCCGGTCGGCAAGGCTGCAAAATCCGTCTTCGACTGGGTGCGCGACAACGGAGAGTTTCTCCTCGACGGCCTGTCGACGGTTATGGAGGCGATGATCGACGCCATCCTGTGGGTCTTGCAAACGCCGAATCCATTAATCGTCGTCGCCGCTTTCATTGGCATCACCTGGTATCTTCAGCGGAGCTGGAAAACCTGCATTTTCGTCTTTTTCGGTTTCCTTTTCATCCTTAACCAGGGCTACTGGGAAGAGATGACGGAGAGCCTCACCCTCGTTCTCTCGGCCTGTGTCGTCTGCATGGCCATTGGCGTACCCATAGGCATCGCTGCCGCACATCGGCCCAATCTGTATGTCTACCTCCGCCCCGTCCTCGACCTGATGCAGACCCTGCCCACGTTCGTCTACCTCATCCCTGCAATCGTGTTCTTCGGTATCGGCATGGTGCCCGGCCTGATAGCTACGGTGATCTTCGTCCTGCCCGCGCCGATCCGGCTGACATATCTCGGAATCCACTCCACACCAAAGCCGTTGCTGGAAGCAGCCCGCGCCTTCGGGGCCTCTCCGCGACAGACACTCTTCAAGGTTGAACTGCCCTATGCCTTTCCGCAAATCATGGCCGGGTTGAACCAGACGATCATGCTCTCGCTTTCGATGGTGGTTGTCGCGGCCCTTGTCGGGGCCGACGGTCTCGGCGTGCCGGTGGTTCGGGCGCTGAACCAGGTGAACACCGCGCTCGGGTTCGAATCCGGGTTTGTCATCGTCGT